A genomic window from Plasmodium malariae genome assembly, chromosome: 10 includes:
- the MAT1 gene encoding CDK-activating kinase assembly factor, putative: MEDYKCTSCFEDIYINSDKELFYFDICKHKICGECLENHLNKHNKQHCPRCKVSITKKNVVPFDIEERIYSNQKNIRSKLMEIFNKRRHNFENTPLYNNYLEKIEDIIYMLTNECDEKKRKIIESYIKKYEKENIKLIEENNALIYENEKKKIHDIVKEEGNLYEIIKHRPIINKSNNETYVHSLIKENPKLFDEIKVTNISESQPQPLNASIKNDTDIPVRKFTSEEDLKKSDYAGGYNPSIVFKRCDTEFNSTIYFNI, from the coding sequence ATGGAAGACTATAAATGCACCAGTTGCTTtgaggatatatatataaatagtgACAAGGAGTTGTTTTATTTcgatatatgtaaacataaaatatgtgGTGAATGCTTAGAGAATCATTTAAATAAGCATAATAAGCAACACTGTCCTCGTTGCAAAGTGTCAATAACCAAAAAGAATGTTGTTCCTTTTGATATAGAAGAACGAATATACtcaaatcaaaaaaatatacgatCCAAATTGatggaaatatttaataaaagaagacataattttgaaaatacacctttatataataattatttagaaaaaattgaagatattatatatatgttaactAACGAATGTGATgagaaaaaacgaaaaattattgagtcatatataaaaaagtatgaaaaggaaaacatCAAATTgatagaagaaaataatgctcttatatatgaaaatgaaaaaaaaaaaatccatGATATAGTAAAAGAAGAAGggaatttatatgaaataattaaacatagacctataataaataaatcaaaCAATGAGACTTATGTTCATTCATTAATTAAAGAAAACCCTAAGCTATTTGATGAAATAAAGGTAACCAATATATCCGAATCACAACCACAACCATTAAATGCatctattaaaaatgatacaGATATACCTGTGCGAAAATTTACTTCTGAAGAGGACTTAAAAAAGTCCGACTACGCTGGGGGGTATAACCCCTCTATCGTCTTTAAAAGGTGTGACACAGAATTTAACTCCACCATATACTTCAACATATAA